A section of the Paenibacillus aurantius genome encodes:
- a CDS encoding IMP cyclohydrolase: MAGNWQALADATIRELKENVYPGRGIIIGLTPDGSRFMQVYWIMGRSENSRNRIFVEEENGYLRTEAADPAKLSDPSLIIYYPVRHTGGAHIVTNGDQTDTIYEALQQGGTFEGALATRTYEPDGPNFTPRISGVVDLGDKQNAYKLSILKSNDNDESQTKRQYFHYEQALAGYGHFISTYQGDGNPLPSFDGEPKLAPLFDSAEETTRFYWNLLNADNRISLLVKTISRESGEAQLTVLNK; encoded by the coding sequence ATGGCAGGAAATTGGCAGGCGCTCGCGGATGCGACCATCCGTGAGCTGAAGGAGAATGTCTATCCGGGACGTGGCATCATCATCGGCTTAACGCCGGACGGATCGCGGTTTATGCAGGTGTATTGGATCATGGGGCGGAGCGAGAACAGCCGCAACCGGATTTTTGTGGAGGAAGAGAACGGATACCTGCGGACGGAAGCCGCCGACCCGGCGAAGCTGTCCGACCCGTCGCTTATCATTTATTATCCGGTCCGCCATACCGGCGGGGCGCATATCGTGACGAACGGGGACCAGACGGATACCATTTACGAAGCGCTGCAGCAGGGCGGCACGTTCGAAGGGGCTCTGGCTACACGTACGTATGAGCCGGACGGCCCGAATTTTACGCCTCGGATTTCCGGCGTTGTAGACCTTGGGGACAAGCAGAATGCGTACAAGCTGTCGATCCTGAAGTCGAACGACAACGACGAGTCGCAGACGAAGCGGCAGTATTTTCATTATGAGCAGGCCCTTGCCGGGTACGGGCATTTTATCTCGACGTACCAGGGAGACGGCAACCCGCTGCCTTCGTTCGATGGGGAACCGAAGCTTGCTCCGCTGTTTGACAGCGCCGAGGAGACGACCCGCTTCTACTGGAACCTGCTGAATGCGGACAACCGCATCTCGCTTTTGGTGAAGACCATTTCGCGCGAGAGCGGCGAAGCTCAGCTGACCGTGTTGAATAAATAG
- a CDS encoding phosphoribosylaminoimidazolecarboxamide formyltransferase, giving the protein MTNGNELSLRYGMNPHQKEAKLTNGGKPLPIRVLNGDPGFINLLDALNAFQLVRELRHATGEPAAASFKHVSPAGAAVNSPLTPELAQAYGVSGLELSPLATAYARARGADRMSSFGDAAALSDVVDESTAKLLKREVSDLVVAPGYTPEALDLLKQKKGGKYLILEIDPNYVPEPIEQRNLFGLTLQQERNNAVLTEASFERIVTENQELPDSAKRDLLVALITLKYTQSNSICYALDGQTIGIGAGQQSRIHCTRLAGDKADRWFLRQHPIALGMKFREGLARAEQNNAIDLWLEEELTPIEQASWEQAFEEVPPRLTREEKREWLNGLKNVAYGSDAFLPFRDNIDRASRSGVKYVVQAGSSMRDQEVVQAANDYGMVMVYSGVRLFHH; this is encoded by the coding sequence ATGACGAATGGCAACGAGCTGTCCCTGCGCTACGGGATGAACCCCCATCAGAAAGAAGCGAAGCTGACGAACGGCGGCAAGCCGCTGCCGATTCGCGTGTTGAATGGAGATCCGGGCTTTATCAACCTGCTGGATGCGTTGAATGCGTTCCAGCTGGTGCGCGAGCTGCGCCATGCGACAGGCGAGCCGGCAGCGGCCTCGTTCAAGCATGTCTCCCCGGCCGGAGCCGCGGTTAACAGCCCGCTGACGCCGGAGCTCGCCCAGGCTTACGGCGTGTCCGGACTGGAGCTGTCTCCGCTGGCTACGGCTTATGCGCGTGCGCGCGGAGCGGACCGGATGTCGTCCTTCGGCGACGCGGCGGCGCTGAGCGACGTGGTCGACGAGTCGACGGCTAAGCTTTTGAAACGCGAAGTATCCGATCTGGTGGTCGCTCCCGGTTACACGCCGGAAGCCCTTGACCTTCTGAAACAGAAAAAGGGCGGCAAATACCTCATCCTGGAGATCGACCCGAATTACGTGCCGGAGCCGATCGAGCAGCGCAACCTGTTTGGCTTGACACTGCAGCAGGAGCGCAACAATGCCGTGCTGACCGAAGCGTCCTTCGAGCGTATCGTGACGGAGAACCAGGAGCTGCCGGACAGCGCCAAGCGCGATCTGCTCGTCGCCCTGATTACGCTGAAATATACGCAGTCGAACTCCATCTGCTATGCCCTTGACGGCCAGACGATCGGTATCGGCGCCGGCCAGCAGTCCCGCATACACTGTACCCGCCTGGCGGGGGACAAGGCCGACCGGTGGTTTTTGCGGCAGCACCCGATTGCGCTTGGCATGAAGTTCCGTGAAGGACTCGCGCGTGCCGAGCAGAACAATGCCATCGACCTGTGGCTCGAGGAAGAGCTTACTCCGATCGAGCAGGCAAGCTGGGAGCAGGCGTTCGAGGAAGTGCCGCCCCGTTTAACCCGCGAGGAGAAGCGCGAATGGCTGAATGGCTTGAAGAACGTTGCTTACGGCTCGGATGCGTTCCTGCCGTTCCGCGACAACATCGACCGGGCTTCCCGCAGCGGAGTGAAATACGTCGTACAGGCCGGCAGCTCGATGCGCGATCAGGAAGTCGTGCAGGCGGCGAACGATTACGGCATGGTCATGGTGTATTCCGGCGTGCGTTTGTTCCACCATTAA
- the purM gene encoding phosphoribosylformylglycinamidine cyclo-ligase, which translates to MSEAYKKAGVDIAAGNEAVERMKKHVKRTMRPGVMTDLGGFGGLFGLNKDQYEEPVLVSGTDGVGTKLKVAFAMDKHDTIGIDAVAMCVNDIIVQGAEPLFFLDYLATSKVVPEKIEAIVAGISEGCVQAGCALIGGETAEMPGMYTDGEYDIAGFTVGIVDKKKIIDGSTIRPGDIVLGLASSGIHSNGYSLVRRLLLEEKGYGLDQHIDELGAKLGDVILEPTRIYVKSVLGMLEKAEIKGMAHITGGGFLENIPRCLPDGVNVEIDYGSWPILPIFELLQKAGSITNNDMFRTFNMGIGMVVIVSEEQAAAAEQAAKELGESVYRLGRVTEGDKQVTFTGADV; encoded by the coding sequence GTGTCAGAAGCCTACAAAAAAGCCGGAGTCGACATCGCGGCGGGCAACGAAGCCGTAGAACGCATGAAAAAGCACGTGAAACGTACGATGCGTCCCGGGGTGATGACCGACCTGGGCGGCTTCGGCGGCCTGTTCGGGCTGAACAAGGACCAATACGAGGAGCCTGTGCTCGTGTCCGGAACCGACGGCGTCGGCACGAAGCTCAAGGTGGCTTTTGCCATGGATAAGCATGATACGATCGGAATCGACGCCGTGGCGATGTGCGTGAACGACATCATCGTACAGGGCGCGGAGCCTCTGTTCTTCCTCGATTACCTGGCCACGAGCAAGGTTGTGCCGGAGAAGATCGAGGCGATCGTAGCGGGCATCTCCGAAGGCTGCGTGCAGGCGGGCTGTGCCTTGATCGGCGGCGAAACGGCTGAAATGCCGGGGATGTACACCGACGGCGAATACGACATTGCCGGGTTCACGGTCGGCATCGTGGACAAGAAGAAGATCATCGACGGCTCGACGATCCGTCCGGGAGATATCGTGCTTGGCCTAGCCTCGAGCGGCATCCACAGCAACGGCTACTCGCTCGTTCGCCGTCTTCTTCTTGAGGAGAAGGGCTACGGGCTGGACCAGCACATCGATGAGCTCGGCGCCAAGCTGGGCGACGTGATTCTGGAGCCGACGCGCATCTACGTCAAATCCGTTCTCGGCATGCTGGAGAAGGCGGAGATCAAAGGCATGGCGCACATCACCGGCGGGGGCTTCCTGGAGAACATCCCGCGCTGTCTGCCGGATGGTGTCAACGTGGAGATTGATTACGGTTCCTGGCCGATCCTGCCGATCTTCGAGCTTCTGCAAAAAGCCGGCAGCATCACGAACAACGACATGTTCCGCACGTTCAACATGGGCATCGGCATGGTCGTGATCGTGTCGGAGGAACAGGCGGCGGCAGCGGAGCAGGCCGCCAAGGAGCTGGGCGAGAGCGTGTACCGCCTCGGCCGCGTCACCGAAGGCGACAAGCAGGTGACGTTCACCGGAGCGGACGTCTAA
- a CDS encoding putative protein N(5)-glutamine methyltransferase, translated as MIPEKNPPAAASAGVPDENIIARLRAAGCVYAEEEARLLLAAASTPDELAGMVERRAAGSPLEHVIGWAEFAGLRIAVEPGVFVPRLRTEFLVRQAVSLARPGAVVLDLCCGTGALGAAVAAAHAGIELHAADLDPAAVKCARRNVAAFGGLVYEGDLFRPLPESLRGRVDVLLANTPYVPTAAIERMPAEARLHEARVALDGGADGLDVQRRVAAEAALWLAPGGHLLVEASEEQAPETAALFAQNGFAPQVVRCDDWDATVVRGTPSHRDVAG; from the coding sequence ATGATTCCAGAGAAAAATCCCCCCGCTGCCGCCTCCGCCGGGGTCCCGGATGAAAATATAATCGCCCGCCTGCGGGCCGCCGGCTGCGTCTATGCCGAAGAGGAGGCCCGGCTGCTCCTGGCCGCGGCAAGCACGCCCGACGAGCTCGCCGGCATGGTCGAGCGGAGGGCCGCCGGCTCCCCGCTGGAGCACGTCATCGGCTGGGCCGAGTTTGCCGGCCTGCGGATCGCCGTGGAGCCGGGGGTGTTCGTCCCCCGGCTCCGCACGGAGTTCCTCGTCCGCCAGGCGGTCTCCCTCGCCCGGCCGGGGGCCGTCGTGCTCGACCTCTGCTGCGGCACGGGCGCCCTTGGCGCCGCCGTCGCGGCGGCGCATGCGGGCATCGAGCTGCACGCGGCCGACCTCGACCCCGCGGCCGTAAAGTGCGCCCGCCGCAACGTGGCGGCCTTCGGCGGCCTCGTCTACGAGGGCGACCTCTTCCGCCCACTGCCGGAAAGCCTGCGGGGCCGCGTCGACGTCCTGCTCGCCAACACGCCCTACGTGCCGACGGCGGCGATCGAGCGGATGCCCGCCGAAGCCCGCCTGCATGAGGCGCGGGTGGCGCTGGACGGCGGCGCGGACGGGCTCGACGTGCAGCGGCGGGTAGCGGCCGAGGCGGCGCTGTGGCTCGCGCCGGGCGGGCACCTGCTCGTGGAGGCGAGCGAGGAGCAGGCGCCCGAGACGGCGGCGCTTTTCGCCCAGAACGGGTTCGCGCCGCAGGTCGTCCGCTGCGACGACTGGGATGCTACCGTGGTTAGAGGGACACCGTCGCATCGGGATGTGGCTGGTTGA
- the purF gene encoding amidophosphoribosyltransferase, with protein sequence MSDELINPQPLWTGRYYNEGVDSDVFDKLKEECGVFGVFGHPEASALSFFGLHALQHRGEESAGVCTTVDGSEFFVHKGMGLVKEVFTNERIEYLKGTTAIGHVRYSTSGASKLENAQPLVFKYRGGNIAICTNGNITNADEIRAELEEEGSIFQTTSDTEVVIHLISRSKANGLVMAVKEALRRVVGGFAFLIMVNDRLFVARDPHGLRPLAMAKLGDAYLFASETCAFETVGAEFIRDIEPGELLIFDSDGLKEDRFAEMERRALCAMEYIYFSRPDSDLDNINLHSSRKRMGQQLAMEAFVDADVVTGVPDSSISAAIGFAEQTGIPYELGMIKNRYTGRTFIQPSQELRERGVKMKLSAVRKVVEGKRVVMIDDSIVRGTTSLRIVNMLREAGAAEVHVRISSPPYMNPCFYGIDTPSRKELIASTKSVEEIRRSINADSLHFLSKDGLLEAIGRPVGEYNRGMCTGCFDNDYPTPVNDEDPSCGC encoded by the coding sequence ATGTCTGATGAACTCATAAACCCCCAGCCGTTATGGACCGGGCGTTATTATAATGAGGGAGTCGATTCGGACGTTTTTGATAAATTGAAAGAGGAATGCGGGGTCTTCGGGGTGTTCGGTCACCCGGAGGCTTCGGCCCTTTCGTTCTTCGGGCTTCATGCCCTGCAGCACCGCGGGGAAGAGAGCGCGGGCGTCTGCACCACCGTGGACGGAAGCGAGTTCTTTGTTCACAAAGGCATGGGCCTGGTGAAGGAAGTCTTCACGAACGAGCGCATTGAGTACTTGAAGGGAACGACGGCCATCGGGCACGTCCGGTATTCGACGTCGGGAGCAAGCAAGCTGGAGAATGCGCAGCCGCTTGTGTTCAAGTACCGCGGCGGAAACATCGCCATCTGCACGAACGGTAACATCACCAACGCGGATGAGATCCGCGCCGAGCTCGAGGAGGAAGGCTCGATCTTCCAGACGACAAGCGATACCGAGGTGGTCATTCACCTCATCTCGCGGTCCAAGGCGAACGGGCTTGTCATGGCGGTCAAGGAAGCGCTGCGCCGCGTTGTCGGCGGGTTTGCCTTCCTGATCATGGTCAACGACCGCCTGTTTGTGGCCCGCGATCCCCACGGCCTGAGGCCGCTGGCTATGGCGAAGCTCGGAGACGCGTACCTGTTCGCCTCGGAAACGTGCGCTTTCGAAACAGTCGGCGCCGAATTCATCCGCGACATCGAGCCGGGCGAGCTCCTCATCTTCGATAGCGATGGGCTGAAGGAGGACCGGTTTGCCGAGATGGAGCGGCGGGCGCTCTGTGCCATGGAGTATATCTACTTCTCGCGGCCCGACAGCGACCTGGACAACATCAACCTCCATTCCTCCCGCAAAAGAATGGGGCAGCAGCTCGCGATGGAAGCGTTCGTGGACGCCGACGTCGTGACCGGCGTGCCGGATTCGAGCATCTCGGCGGCGATCGGCTTCGCCGAGCAGACGGGCATCCCTTACGAGCTCGGGATGATCAAGAACCGGTACACCGGCCGGACCTTCATCCAGCCGAGCCAGGAACTTCGGGAGCGTGGCGTGAAGATGAAGCTGAGCGCCGTGCGCAAGGTGGTCGAGGGCAAGCGCGTCGTCATGATCGACGACTCGATCGTCCGCGGGACCACTTCTCTGCGCATCGTGAATATGCTTCGCGAGGCCGGCGCGGCCGAGGTTCATGTGCGGATCAGTTCACCGCCGTACATGAACCCGTGCTTCTACGGCATCGACACGCCGAGCCGCAAGGAGCTCATCGCGTCGACGAAATCGGTCGAGGAAATTCGCCGCTCGATCAACGCGGACTCGCTGCATTTCCTCTCGAAGGACGGCCTGCTCGAAGCGATCGGCCGCCCCGTCGGCGAGTACAACCGGGGCATGTGCACCGGCTGCTTCGACAACGACTACCCGACGCCGGTGAACGACGAGGACCCCAGCTGCGGGTGTTAG
- the purD gene encoding phosphoribosylamine--glycine ligase, translating to MKVMVIGRGGREHAIIWALSQSPKITKLLCAPGNGGIAELAECVPIGELEFDKISDYALENKVDLVFVAPDDPLAAGLVDHLESHGIRAYGPNKDAAIIEGSKAFMKNLLKTYRIPTAAYESFDNYEEALGYLRKQGAPIVIKADGLAAGKGVIVAQTMEEAEEALKSIMVDQAFGASGNRVVIEEFLTGQEMSLLAFVDGTVVRPMVPSQDHKPVFDNDQGPNTGGMGTYSPVPHIDPAIVQEALETIVIPTAEAMVKEGRPFRGVLYAGLMLTPDGPKTIEFNARFGDPETQVLLPRLKTDLFEIVLATLEGRLGELEIEWSEEAAVCVILASPGYPGLYPKGLVIDGLADVKDALVFHAGTAVENGRTVTAGGRVLGVVGKGRDIAEARERAYAEADKIRFEGKHYRTDIAKKALV from the coding sequence ATGAAAGTCATGGTCATTGGCCGGGGAGGCCGGGAACATGCGATTATATGGGCGTTGAGCCAAAGCCCGAAGATTACGAAGCTTCTCTGCGCCCCCGGCAACGGAGGGATTGCGGAGCTCGCGGAATGCGTTCCGATCGGAGAGCTCGAATTCGATAAAATCAGCGACTACGCGCTGGAAAACAAAGTCGACCTGGTCTTCGTGGCGCCGGACGACCCGCTCGCAGCGGGACTGGTCGACCATCTGGAGTCCCACGGGATCCGTGCTTACGGCCCGAACAAGGATGCGGCGATCATCGAAGGCAGCAAGGCATTTATGAAAAACCTGCTCAAAACGTACCGCATTCCGACCGCGGCTTATGAATCGTTCGACAACTATGAGGAAGCGCTCGGATACCTGCGCAAACAGGGAGCGCCGATCGTCATCAAAGCGGACGGACTGGCAGCAGGAAAAGGCGTCATCGTGGCCCAGACGATGGAGGAAGCGGAAGAGGCGTTGAAGTCGATCATGGTCGACCAAGCTTTCGGCGCATCCGGCAATCGAGTCGTCATCGAGGAATTCCTGACGGGGCAGGAGATGTCGCTGCTCGCGTTCGTAGACGGAACGGTCGTCCGGCCGATGGTCCCTTCGCAGGACCACAAGCCGGTGTTCGACAACGACCAAGGGCCGAACACGGGCGGCATGGGCACGTATTCGCCCGTTCCGCACATTGATCCGGCTATCGTGCAGGAAGCCCTGGAGACCATCGTTATCCCGACAGCAGAGGCGATGGTGAAGGAAGGGCGCCCGTTCCGCGGCGTGCTCTATGCCGGCTTGATGCTGACGCCCGACGGGCCGAAAACGATCGAGTTCAACGCCCGCTTCGGCGATCCGGAGACGCAGGTGCTGCTGCCCCGGCTGAAGACGGACCTGTTCGAGATCGTACTGGCGACGCTCGAAGGACGTCTCGGCGAGCTGGAGATCGAGTGGAGCGAGGAAGCGGCCGTATGCGTCATCCTGGCGTCGCCCGGCTACCCGGGCTTGTACCCGAAAGGGCTCGTGATCGACGGGCTTGCCGACGTGAAGGATGCGCTCGTGTTCCATGCGGGAACGGCTGTCGAGAACGGACGGACGGTCACCGCGGGCGGCCGCGTGCTGGGCGTAGTGGGCAAAGGCCGCGATATCGCGGAAGCCCGCGAGCGAGCCTATGCTGAAGCGGATAAGATCCGCTTCGAGGGCAAGCACTACCGCACGGATATCGCCAAGAAGGCGCTGGTATAA
- the purN gene encoding phosphoribosylglycinamide formyltransferase has product MKPYRIAVLASGSGSNFQAIVDAVAAGKLDVRVELLVCDRPQAPVVERARRAGVPVFAFRPKEYPSREVYETEIVRQLQERGVDLVVMAGYMRLITDTLLAPYVGRIVNVHPSLLPAFPGMDAVGQALAYGAKVAGITVHFVDGGMDTGPIIAQRAVEIQEDDTAETLALRLHRIEHELYPEVIGWLRAGRAVLEENGRRVRIH; this is encoded by the coding sequence ATGAAGCCTTATCGGATCGCCGTTCTCGCTTCGGGGAGCGGCAGCAATTTTCAGGCCATCGTCGATGCGGTGGCCGCGGGGAAGCTCGATGTCCGCGTCGAGCTTCTGGTTTGTGACCGGCCGCAGGCGCCGGTCGTGGAAAGGGCACGGCGTGCCGGCGTGCCGGTCTTCGCCTTCCGCCCGAAGGAGTATCCTTCGCGGGAAGTGTATGAGACCGAGATCGTCCGGCAGCTGCAGGAGCGCGGGGTTGATCTCGTCGTGATGGCCGGTTACATGCGGCTCATCACCGATACGCTTCTCGCGCCATACGTGGGCCGGATCGTGAACGTGCATCCGTCGCTCCTGCCGGCTTTTCCGGGTATGGACGCGGTCGGACAAGCTCTGGCTTACGGAGCGAAAGTGGCCGGCATCACGGTTCATTTTGTGGATGGCGGCATGGACACCGGGCCGATCATCGCCCAGCGGGCTGTAGAGATTCAAGAGGACGACACCGCGGAGACGCTCGCTCTTCGCCTTCATAGAATCGAGCATGAGCTGTACCCGGAGGTTATTGGCTGGCTGCGCGCAGGGCGTGCGGTGCTGGAGGAGAACGGCCGCCGGGTACGGATTCACTAA